One Euphorbia lathyris chromosome 1, ddEupLath1.1, whole genome shotgun sequence DNA segment encodes these proteins:
- the LOC136213090 gene encoding 14 kDa proline-rich protein DC2.15-like, which yields MATKSVASIAILLTLNLLFFTMVSSAKCPTDALKFKVCANVLGLIQIPPNEKCCSLISGLIAADAALCLCTAIKANVLGINVNVPLDLSLLLNQCNKNVAAGFQCP from the coding sequence ATGGCAACAAAATCAGTGGCCTCAATTGCAATTCTGCTGACTCTGAACCTACTCTTCTTCACAATGGTGAGCTCTGCAAAGTGCCCAACAGATGCACTGAAGTTCAAAGTATGTGCAAACGTGTTGGGGCTAATTCAAATTCCACCAAATGAAAAATGCTGCTCCTTAATTTCTGGTCTAATCGCTGCTGATGCTGCTCTTTGCCTTTGCACTGCTATTAAAGCTAATGTTTTGGGGATCAACGTTAACGTTCCACTCGACTTAAGCTTGCTGCTCAACCAGTGCAACAAGAATGTTGCCGCCGGATTCCAGTGTCCTTAA